A single window of Deinococcus seoulensis DNA harbors:
- the rpmG gene encoding 50S ribosomal protein L33, with translation MAKDGPRIIVKMESSAGTGFYYTTTKNRRNTQAKMELRKYDPVAKKHVVFKEKKV, from the coding sequence ATGGCGAAAGACGGCCCCCGCATCATCGTGAAAATGGAAAGCAGCGCAGGCACCGGCTTCTACTACACGACCACCAAGAACCGCCGCAACACGCAGGCCAAGATGGAACTGCGTAAGTACGACCCCGTTGCCAAGAAGCACGTTGTCTTCAAGGAGAAGAAGGTCTGA